In Anaerobaca lacustris, the sequence CTATGTCGGGTGGCGCTACATGGATGCTGTGCGTCGGGCAGGTCTCGGGCACGTCGTGACCTTCTATGGCGTCGATGTGAGTCGCTTGCCCCAGGAAGACCCAAGATGGAAGACGCGATATCACCAGTTGTTCCGGAAGGCAGATCGTGTGCTGTGTGAGGGCCCGCACATGGCCGGGCTGATCACACAACTCGGCTGTCCGGAGCAGAAGGTCGAAGTGCACCATCTCGGGATTCGAATCGACACGATTCCCTTCCGACCTCGTCGTCGCGATCCGGCCGAGCCGCTTCGTGTGCTCATCGCGGCCTCGTTCCGAGAGAAGAAGGGGATTCCTGACGCCTTGGGGGCCTTGGGGCGGATCCGGGACGCCGTTCCGCTGGAAGTGACGATCATCGGAGACAGTGGATCGAGTGAGGAGGGCCGTCGAGAAAAGGGCCGGATCATGGCCGCCATCGAGAAGCATCGTCTTGGCTCGACGGTTCGACTCCTCGGGTTTCAGCCTCACAGCACACTGCTCGAAGAGGCATACCGCCATCACGTCTATCTCTGCCCCAGCTTCACAACCTCCAACGGCGACTGTGAGGGCGGGGCGCCGATCGGCATGATTGAAATGGCTGGTTCGGGCATGCCGGTGGTCAGCACGAGGCATTGTGATATTCCGGAGGTCTTCGGACCTGACGGCGGCAGTCTGCTGGCGGACGAGCGGGACACGGACGGGCTCGCGAGACGCCTCTTGTGGTTGGCGGAGAACCCTGAGGCTTGGGATCAGATCATCAGGGCCGCCAGAGACCGTGTCGAGTGGCAATACGACGCGGCCAAGCAGGGTGTTCGGCTCGCGGGAATCTACCGCGACGTCGCGCAACGTTAGGCTGCCTGCTATCTGGCTCCGATGAGACACACCCGGTCCGAGCCCGGCCTCTGGCGGGCTTGAGGGGGATTGTTCTTGCCCTCCTTGGAGCGATGGTCCGGCAGCGCGGATTTTGGCGAAATCCGCCTTGACAGGGCAGTAGCCGGCTACTATACTGACCCAACTTGGCCGAAACGGCGGCGTAGCTCAGTTGGTTAGAGCGTGGGATTCATAAGCCTAAGGTCGGTGGTTCGAGTCCACCCGCCGCTATTGGAGTTCTTTCCGCCCAACGGGCGTTTTTTGACGAGTATTGCACGACGGCGTGTCTTTCGTGCCCCCTTCGTCTAGTGGCCTAGGATATCAGGTTCTCATCCTGGAGACAGGGGTTCGACTCCCCTAGGGGGTACTTTTTCGTTTTCTATTGATGATTGACCTTCCCGCTCATGATCCACCCCAACGGCGAGCCTGTGGTAGATTCTTCTGATGAGCAGTACATGCGCAGGGCGATCGATGCGGCGATGATCGCTGAGGAGAACGGGGACGTGCCCATCGGGGCGGTCATCGTCTACCGGAATCAGGTGATCGGGCGGGCCTGGAACCAGCGAGAGCAGCTCAACGATCCGACCGCGCACGCGGAGATCATCGCGCTGACCCAGGCGGCCAGCTCCATCGGAAGCTGGCGGCTGCACGGCTGCACGATCTACGTTACGCTTGAGCCGTGCCCGATGTGCGCCGGGGCGCTGGTGCTCGGCCGGCTTGACCGCCTCGTCTACGGCTGCCCCGATCCCAAAACGGGCGCCTGCGGAAGCCTCTATGACATCGTCCGCGACGAGCGCCTCAATCACCGCCTCGAAGTCACCTCCGGCGTCCTGGCCGACGAGTGCGCCGCCCTGCTTCAGGCCTTCTTCCGGCAACGCCGCAACAACGGTGGTGGTTCCGCCGTTTCCTGAAGACCCGCTTGCGGCCCCCGCGGGGATATCCCCCATCTCTTTAGAGGATTCTCCGGACAGAGGAGAGCAAACTCGCGTTCCGCCGCTTCGTATGGATACAGACGGGCACTTTGCGTGCCGGACACCCGAAAAGCTCTGTGTGAGACGCCGCATGTTTGGAAAGAAGATCCATCTGTTCACGCTCTTCGGATTTGACGTTGGCGTCGATTTGACGTGGATTCTGCTGGCGCTGCTGGTGGTCTGGTCGTTGGCGACGGGGTTGTTTCCGCACTACTTCCCCGGTATGCCGTCATCGATCTACTGGTGGATGGGTGTCGGAGGCGCGCTGGGGTTGTTCGTCTCGATCGTGTTCCACGAGTTCTGCCATTCGCTCGTGGCGCGGCGATTCGGGTTGCCGATGAAGGGGATCACGCTGTTCATTTTCGGGGGCGTCGCGGAGATGTCCGAAGAGCCTCCCAGTGCCAAATCGGAGTTTCTCATGGCCATCGCCGGGCCGATTTCGAGCATTGTATTGGGGGGGGTCCTATACGGCGCCGGCCAATTGGGCCGCTACGCCGGAGGGCCGGAGGCGGTCAACGCGGTGCTTCTGTACCTGGCGTTTCTCAATGCCATCCTCGCAGGTTTCAACATGATCCCCGCGTTTCCTCTGGACGGCGGCCGGGTCCTGCGTTCGATTCTCTGGAAGGTCCGGGGCGATCTGCGCTGGGCCACGCACATCGCATCGGTTCTCGGCTCGGCGTTTGGGACGGCCCTGATCGTTCTGGGTGTCGTCGTCTTCTTCAGCGGTAGTCTGGTTGGAGGGATCTGGTACTTCCTCATCGGCTGGTTCATCCGGAACGCCTCCCGGATGTCCTACAAGCAGGTCCTGATCCGTAACGCACTCGGCGGCGAGGAGATCGGACGGTTCATGCAGCGAGAGCCTGTCACGGTGTCGCCGACTCTCTCTATCGATGAACTGGTGAACGACTATTTCTATCGCTTTCATCACCGGATGTTCCCCGTGACCAACGGCGAGGGGCTTGTCGGGTGCGTGACAGCAAAGCAGGTCCGGGAACTGCCCCGAGAGCAATGGAGCCGACACAACGTCGGCGAGCTGACGGTTCCATGCTCGAAGGACAACACGATCTCGGCGGATGCCGATGCGGTGGAGGCGTTGTCTATGATGAACCGGACCGGCAACAGCCGCCTGCTGGTCGTTGATGAAAACCACCTGGTGGGCATCGTAACGCTTAAGGATATGCTCAGGTTTCTCTCTCTCAAGATCGACCTTGAAGAGGGATGAGGTGTAACCGGAACAGTATTTGGAGGTCTTCCCATGAATGCAGAAACGACGTGTTTGCGTTGTGGCGGCGCCAATCTGGAGTCGGGAGCGATTCGTTCGACGGGAGCAATGCACTTCCGGCCCCAGGGCGCGAAGTTCCTGAAACTGAAGACCGCCGATGTGAACGTGGAGGCACGACTGTGTCTGGACTGCGGAACGATCTCTCTGGGCTGCGATGTCCAGAAGGTCAAGTCGCTGATCGGGAAGGAATAGCGTGCGGCCGGTGCTCTGACGCAGTGGTGAAAGGACGGGCTTCATGGTGAAGACGCATCGCAAAGTGGTTGTCATTGGAGCCGGATCGGTCGGGACGACGTACATCTACGCTCTGCTGCAGACGGGGCTGGCCAGCGAGATCGCTTTGATCGACCTCGACGCCAAACGGGTCGAAGGCGAGATCATGGACCTGTCGCACGGGTTGCCGTTCATTCCGCCGGTTTCCGTCAAGGCGGGCACGTACGACGACTGCGCCGATGCCCACCTGATCGTCGTCACCGCCGGGGCCAAGCAGACGCCGGGGCAGTCGCGCATCGAGCTGATCCAGAAGAACGCCCAGATCGTTCAGTCGATCTGCGCGCAGATTCGCAGTTCCGGCTCGACTGCCGTGGTGCTCATGGTGACCAATCCGGTCGATACACTTACCCAGGTTGCCCAGAGACATCTGGAACTGCCGCGCGGCAGCGTCATCGGATCGGGCACCGTGCTGGACAGCGCCCGGTTCAAGTACATGCTGAGCCGACACTGCGGGATCGACGCCAGAAACGTACACGCCTACATCCTCGGCGAGCACGGCGACAGCGAGGTGCCCGCCTGGAGCATGACACATATCGCGGGCATTCCGATCCGCGAATACTGCGAAATCTGCAAGGTCTGCGACTACCCCAGACATCACGAGCAGATCGCCCGCGAAGTCCGTGATTCCGCGTACCACATCATCGACTACAAGGGCTCGACGTTCTACGGGATCGGGCTTTCGCTGCTGCGGATCTCCGGCGCCATCCTCCGCGACGAGCACAGCGTATTGACCGTATCGACCCTGCTGGAGGGAGAATACGGCCTGAAGGACATCTGCCTGAGCATCCCTTGCATCGTGGGGGAAAACGGCGTCGAGCGGATCATCGCCGCCCGCCTGCCGGCGGCTGAGCAAGAGGGCCTGGAGCGGTCGGCCGAGATCCTGCGCGGCGTTCTTCAAAGCGTGTCGGTATAGACAGCCAACCCGCGGTTTGCCGCGGTTCTCGATAATGCCCCCGGCTTCTTCAACCGGGGGCTTTTGCATTGGCAGACCGGATCCGCTATTCTACGGTGGTCTTCTGACGCAGGTCGCTGTTGAAATGGTGCTGTGGCTTGGGATGTGCAAGGAATACCCATGAAAGATATCCGAACGATTTGGATCGTGGCGATGACGGCCGCGCTGCTGGGCGGGGCGGCTGTGGCCGGCGATGTGCCGCTGCGGCCGCTGCTGGTCGTTGAGCCGAGCGAGCAGAACCCGCGAAACTCCGAGGGCGACATCATCGAACTGATGGATGGGCGGCTCTGTCTGATCTACACGCGGTTCACCGGCGGCAGCGGCGACCATGCGGGGGCCGATCTGGTGAAGCGCGTCTCGGCCGACGGGGGCGCGACCTGGAGCGATCCCGAGATCGTGGTCCGCCAGACGGGCGGGCTGAACGTGATGTCGGTTTCGCTGCTGCGATTGCAGGACGAGCGGATTGCATTGTTCTACTTGCGCAAGACCTCGCGGGAAGACTGCCGGCCCACGATGTGCATCTCGACCGACGAGACGCGCACGTGGAGCGAGCCGACGGTGTGCGTCACCGATGAGGTAGGCTATTACGTGTTGAACAACGATCGGGCCGTGCAATTGAAGTCGGGGCGGATCATTTTGCCCGTGGCTTGGCACCAGGGCCCGGGCAAGCCGCGCGACAACGCGGGCGTCATCCTGTGCTATTTGTCCGATGACAGCGGCGACACGTGGCGGCGCAGCGCCGATTCCTTCAAGGGCTACGATCCGAACGGCAAGCGGATCATTTTGCAGGAGCCCGGCGTGGTCGAGCTAACCGACGGACGGCTGATGATGTTCATACGGACCGATGCCGGCAGCCAGTACATCTGCCACTCGACCGATGGCGGCGACACGTGGTCGAAGCCGCGGCCCTCCGAACTGGCCTCGCCGCTGAGCCCCGCCTCGATCGAACGTATTCCATGGACGGGCGATCTGGTCTGCGTGTGGAACGATCATTCCGGGCGTCACCCATACCCGGCCGGCCGACGCACGCCGCTGTGCGTGGCCGTCAGCACCGACGAAGGCGAGACCTGGGGCGCCTCGCGCGTCATTGAGGCCGATCCCGACGGCTGGTACTGCTACACGGCGATCGCGTTCGTAAAAGATCGGATGCTTCTGGCCTACTGCGCCGGCGACAAGCAGGTCGGCGGACTGAACCGCCTCAAGGTCCTGGCCATCTCCAAAGACTGGCTGGCGTCGCGATGAACATGCGTTTTGATGGCGAGAATGCTGATCGCCACGGTAATCGATACGTTCCGCATGGAGACTGAGATATGAAATGGATCGGCAAGCGCTTCGTTCATGGATTGATGGCGATTCTTCCCATCGCGCTGACGCTCTATCTGATCTACTGGCTGGCCACATCGGCCGAATCCGTCCTCGGTGCGGTCATCCGGTACGTGATCGGGGACGCCTACGTTCCCGGCCTCGGCGTGCTGTTCGGGTTTCTCATCACGCTGGGTGTCGGCGTGCTCCTTCAGCTCTGGTTGTTCCGCAAGGTCTTTTCGCTGGGTGAAGCGCTGCTGCAGAAGATCCCCGGGATCAAATCGCTGTACGGCTCCATTCGCGATCTGGTCGGCTTCTTCGACTCCTCGAAAGAGAAGGACTTCGACAAGACCGTCATGGTCGCTATCGGTGATGAGAACACACGTCTGATGGGTCTGGTGACAAGGGAGAGTTTCGACGACCTGCCCGAAGGGATCGGTGACGATCAGACGGTGGCCGTCTATCTGCCGATGAGCTACCAGTTGGGCGGCTTCACAATCATGGTCCCGAAGGACAAGATCCATCCGGTCGATATGACGGTCGATCGGGCGATGCAGTTCGTGCTGACGGCCGGGGTCTCGGCCGAAGGCAAGGCCGACAAGACGCCGGCTCAGTAACACCTGCCGGCGATCCGTTGATTCCGAGAGTGGGTCTGTAAGCCGAGTTCTGTGCCCGTCTGACGACGGACGGCGATCATTTATCTGGACCGGCCGTTGCCGACCGGCTCTCCCGTCGAAACGGGAAGCGACCTACCCACCGGCCGAACGACCCGAAGGCCGTTCGCACGCGGGCCGCGTGCGGCCGAAGCCAACCGGCTGCTTGGTCTTGCAGGCGGTGGGGTTTACCCTGCCGACGACGTCGCCGCCGTCGCGGTGCGCTCTTACCGCACCTTTTCACCTTTGCCTGTGCCCCGAAGGGCCATCGGCCGTGTCTTTTCTGTGGCACTTTCCCTGGGGTCGCCCCCGGTGGCCGTTAGCCACCACTGTGCCCTGTCCTGCTCGGACTTTCCTCTCTGCCTCGCACGAAACGACGCAGAGCGACCGCCCAACCCACTCTCGGAATCGACGTATTGATGATTCAGCCCAAGGCCTGATTCCATTGTATCAACTTCCCTCAGCCATTTCCAGCCAAAGCTCGGACGGGTATCGGGGCGATCGTGTTCAGTTGGCTTTGACGATCTCGATATGCTTCCTGAAGTGCGCATCGTCCGTCTCCGGGTGATCCACCCGGTAATGGACGCCCCGGCTCTCCTTGCGAAGCTGGGCCGCGCAGGTGACCAGCAGCGAGGCCGTCAGCATGTTCTGGCATTCCCAGCCCTCGGGCGAATCGAAGACCTTGTCCATCACGTAGCGGTGCCAGAATCGGATGATCTCCTCGGCCTCCGTCAGCGGCTGCGCGGTGCGCGTGATGCCCACGTTGCGCCACATCAGGGCGCGAAGGGAATTGCGCACGTCGGGAACGTCGAGTTGACTGCGATTCGAGTGCGGAATCTGATATTTGATGAGCGGGTGCTTCAGGCTGGTGGTGACATCGGCCCGCGCCTTCTGCACCACCTCCCGCCCGGCGATCGTCCCGAAGACCAGCCCCTCCAGAAGCGAGTTGCTGCCGAGGCGGTTGGCGCCGTGCAGGCCCGTCGAGGCGACCTCGCCACAGGCGTACAGGTTCTCGATGCTCGTCCTCCCCAGTGCATCGGTCAGCACGCCGCCGATCATATAATGTGCGCTGGGCCGCACCGGGATCAGATCGTGGCTCACGTCGATGTCGAAGCTCTCGCATAGGTCGCTGATCATCGGGAACCGCCGGGCGAAATACTCCTTGTTCAGGTGCCGTACGTCGAGAAAGACGTGCGTCGATTCGGTCTTGCGCATCTGGTCCAGAATCGCACGGCTCACCACGTCGCGCGGCGCCAGCTCACCCGCCTCGTCGTACTCGGTCATGAAGCGGTGTCCGTTCACGTCGAGCAGGATCGCCCCTTCGCCCCGCAGGGTCTCGGTGATCAAAGCCCGTGACGCGCCGGCGATGTACAGCGTCGTCGGGTGGAACTGCACGAACTCCATGTCGCGCAGCACCGCGCCGGCCCGATAGGCCATCGCGATCCCATCGGCTGTCGCCCCCGACGGGTTGGTCGTCTCTCGATACAACTGTCCGCCGCCGCCGCTGGCAAGGATCGTATTGGCCGCCCAGAGAATCTGAAGTCCATGCTGCCGGTCATACCCGATGATGCCAACGCAGCGCTGTTTCTCATCGGTCAGCACATCGACGGTATAGAAGTTCTCGATGACCTTGATGTTTGGTGTGCTGCGGACCCTTTCGATCAGCGTTTCGGCGATGGCCCGCCCGGTTTCGTCGCCGTGGGCGTGCACGATCCGCGCGCGAGAGTGGCCCCCTTCGAGCGTGATGTCGACCTGACCGTCGACGAGGTCGAACGCCGTGCCCCACTCCTGCAATTGGTGAATCAGCTCCGGGCCCTGACGCACCACGAGCTTGACGATCTGCTCGTCGCAGATGCCCCCCCCGGTCTTGAACGTATCGGCGATGTGCGACTCGAAGGTGTCGTCCTTGCCGAGCACCGAAGCGACGCCACCCTGGGCCTTCCAGGTGTTGCTGTCTTCCATGGTCCCCTTGCAGACGACCACGACATTGCGATGGTCGGCCGCCTCGATCGCCGCTCGCAGACCCGCGAGGCCGGCCCCGACGATCACGCAGTCGGTAAAGAGTTGATTGGTCGAGATCGAGTCCACGTCGACGAGATACCGCCTGGGCTCGCCGAAACGGACCCGCTCGGCTTCGGTGGTGCCCTCACTCTTGTTGCGTTGCTTCATGGTCCAGTCCATCCACAGTCGGTCGCCGCATCGAGCGGTCCAGAACAAACTTCTTCACAGGCAAAGACCATGCATGATACCGAAAAAGCGCGATTCTGCAAACCCGCAAGAAAATCACGGCAGAATACATGCGGCAGGGGGGCAAGAAGAAGGTGGCGAGCGGGGACGCCCGCCCTACGGGTTACGAACGAGGATTCATCGCGTTTCGCGGACGTAGCGGACGATGGTCTGGACGGTGTCGATCCAGATGCCGTGGTTCGGGTCCTGAGCGTACCGGCAGATCGCTTCGAGCGTGTCGATGCGCGTGGTCTGCCGGCCGCCCTCGCCGATCTCGTGGCCGGCGAAGACGAGCCACGAACCGTTCGCGACGGCCGAGTCGATGAGTTTCCTGGGGGCCTGGAAGTCGAGACCGTCCAGCTCCATGCCGAGCAGTTGGGCCGGGTCGCAGAAGGCCGGATCGTTGGCCGCCTCGTCCATCCACCCGCGCCCGGCCTCAAACATTCGCGCCACGAGTGGCACGTAGCTGCGCAGATGGCGTCCACGTCCGACGAACTTCTGTCCGCACGGGTAGGCGAAGGTGGTCGGCCGTACGCCCAGGGCCGATTCGATGACCCGGTTCGCCTCGCGCAACTCCCGCTCCATCTGATTGAGCGTGTAGTCCTCCAGCGCCTTGTCCCGGGCGAAGGCGAAGTTGCCGGTACAGGGGTGGTGCAGCGAATGGTTGCCGATCTCGTGGCCGTTGGCGAGGGCCTGCTTCCAGGCGGGCAGATGCGTCTGGAGCGGACCGGGCGAGACGAAGAACGTCCCTTTCACGCCGTAATGGTCGAGCAACGGAATGCCCGTCAGTGCCTGGCTGGGTCGCGCATCGTCGAACGTCAGGCTCACAGCGGCCCGCTTGCCCTCGGGCCAGGCGAACGCATCGCTCCGCCGGGCCGCTGCCGCATACGGGTGCGCCGTGACAGTACTGGTCCTGGTGTCCCGGCTTCCACATCCGCCACCGACCGCCAGCAGCAGGCCGGAGGCCACCGCCGTCCGAAGGGCATCCCGCCGTGTGACGCCACCGCACCGACTCATATCTCGGTCCATCGTTCACCTCATCGAACCGGTCTGTCCATCTTGCATGCACGGCTTCATTGTAAGATGCGCCGGCAGAGATGCAAGGCAAAGAAGGGCTTCCTCCGAGATCCATACGGTTTCGTCCCCGATGGCTCTGCGAGAGGGCAAACCTCACTCGTCGGCCCA encodes:
- a CDS encoding glycosyltransferase, with product MQKQVVIHNVMTWVHLTENWLYTQAKYLPDEVESHIVCKSTANLNVFGMRHIHSWSDLPLCRRVLSVFRGLPVLRTHLRQQGAHLLEIARRYDASVVHSHFGYVGWRYMDAVRRAGLGHVVTFYGVDVSRLPQEDPRWKTRYHQLFRKADRVLCEGPHMAGLITQLGCPEQKVEVHHLGIRIDTIPFRPRRRDPAEPLRVLIAASFREKKGIPDALGALGRIRDAVPLEVTIIGDSGSSEEGRREKGRIMAAIEKHRLGSTVRLLGFQPHSTLLEEAYRHHVYLCPSFTTSNGDCEGGAPIGMIEMAGSGMPVVSTRHCDIPEVFGPDGGSLLADERDTDGLARRLLWLAENPEAWDQIIRAARDRVEWQYDAAKQGVRLAGIYRDVAQR
- the tadA gene encoding tRNA adenosine(34) deaminase TadA, producing MIHPNGEPVVDSSDEQYMRRAIDAAMIAEENGDVPIGAVIVYRNQVIGRAWNQREQLNDPTAHAEIIALTQAASSIGSWRLHGCTIYVTLEPCPMCAGALVLGRLDRLVYGCPDPKTGACGSLYDIVRDERLNHRLEVTSGVLADECAALLQAFFRQRRNNGGGSAVS
- a CDS encoding site-2 protease family protein — its product is MFGKKIHLFTLFGFDVGVDLTWILLALLVVWSLATGLFPHYFPGMPSSIYWWMGVGGALGLFVSIVFHEFCHSLVARRFGLPMKGITLFIFGGVAEMSEEPPSAKSEFLMAIAGPISSIVLGGVLYGAGQLGRYAGGPEAVNAVLLYLAFLNAILAGFNMIPAFPLDGGRVLRSILWKVRGDLRWATHIASVLGSAFGTALIVLGVVVFFSGSLVGGIWYFLIGWFIRNASRMSYKQVLIRNALGGEEIGRFMQREPVTVSPTLSIDELVNDYFYRFHHRMFPVTNGEGLVGCVTAKQVRELPREQWSRHNVGELTVPCSKDNTISADADAVEALSMMNRTGNSRLLVVDENHLVGIVTLKDMLRFLSLKIDLEEG
- a CDS encoding L-lactate dehydrogenase → MVKTHRKVVVIGAGSVGTTYIYALLQTGLASEIALIDLDAKRVEGEIMDLSHGLPFIPPVSVKAGTYDDCADAHLIVVTAGAKQTPGQSRIELIQKNAQIVQSICAQIRSSGSTAVVLMVTNPVDTLTQVAQRHLELPRGSVIGSGTVLDSARFKYMLSRHCGIDARNVHAYILGEHGDSEVPAWSMTHIAGIPIREYCEICKVCDYPRHHEQIAREVRDSAYHIIDYKGSTFYGIGLSLLRISGAILRDEHSVLTVSTLLEGEYGLKDICLSIPCIVGENGVERIIAARLPAAEQEGLERSAEILRGVLQSVSV
- a CDS encoding sialidase family protein, translated to MKDIRTIWIVAMTAALLGGAAVAGDVPLRPLLVVEPSEQNPRNSEGDIIELMDGRLCLIYTRFTGGSGDHAGADLVKRVSADGGATWSDPEIVVRQTGGLNVMSVSLLRLQDERIALFYLRKTSREDCRPTMCISTDETRTWSEPTVCVTDEVGYYVLNNDRAVQLKSGRIILPVAWHQGPGKPRDNAGVILCYLSDDSGDTWRRSADSFKGYDPNGKRIILQEPGVVELTDGRLMMFIRTDAGSQYICHSTDGGDTWSKPRPSELASPLSPASIERIPWTGDLVCVWNDHSGRHPYPAGRRTPLCVAVSTDEGETWGASRVIEADPDGWYCYTAIAFVKDRMLLAYCAGDKQVGGLNRLKVLAISKDWLASR
- a CDS encoding DUF502 domain-containing protein, producing MKWIGKRFVHGLMAILPIALTLYLIYWLATSAESVLGAVIRYVIGDAYVPGLGVLFGFLITLGVGVLLQLWLFRKVFSLGEALLQKIPGIKSLYGSIRDLVGFFDSSKEKDFDKTVMVAIGDENTRLMGLVTRESFDDLPEGIGDDQTVAVYLPMSYQLGGFTIMVPKDKIHPVDMTVDRAMQFVLTAGVSAEGKADKTPAQ
- the nadB gene encoding L-aspartate oxidase — its product is MKQRNKSEGTTEAERVRFGEPRRYLVDVDSISTNQLFTDCVIVGAGLAGLRAAIEAADHRNVVVVCKGTMEDSNTWKAQGGVASVLGKDDTFESHIADTFKTGGGICDEQIVKLVVRQGPELIHQLQEWGTAFDLVDGQVDITLEGGHSRARIVHAHGDETGRAIAETLIERVRSTPNIKVIENFYTVDVLTDEKQRCVGIIGYDRQHGLQILWAANTILASGGGGQLYRETTNPSGATADGIAMAYRAGAVLRDMEFVQFHPTTLYIAGASRALITETLRGEGAILLDVNGHRFMTEYDEAGELAPRDVVSRAILDQMRKTESTHVFLDVRHLNKEYFARRFPMISDLCESFDIDVSHDLIPVRPSAHYMIGGVLTDALGRTSIENLYACGEVASTGLHGANRLGSNSLLEGLVFGTIAGREVVQKARADVTTSLKHPLIKYQIPHSNRSQLDVPDVRNSLRALMWRNVGITRTAQPLTEAEEIIRFWHRYVMDKVFDSPEGWECQNMLTASLLVTCAAQLRKESRGVHYRVDHPETDDAHFRKHIEIVKAN
- a CDS encoding polysaccharide deacetylase family protein encodes the protein MSRCGGVTRRDALRTAVASGLLLAVGGGCGSRDTRTSTVTAHPYAAAARRSDAFAWPEGKRAAVSLTFDDARPSQALTGIPLLDHYGVKGTFFVSPGPLQTHLPAWKQALANGHEIGNHSLHHPCTGNFAFARDKALEDYTLNQMERELREANRVIESALGVRPTTFAYPCGQKFVGRGRHLRSYVPLVARMFEAGRGWMDEAANDPAFCDPAQLLGMELDGLDFQAPRKLIDSAVANGSWLVFAGHEIGEGGRQTTRIDTLEAICRYAQDPNHGIWIDTVQTIVRYVRETR